Proteins encoded in a region of the candidate division WOR-3 bacterium genome:
- a CDS encoding VWA domain-containing protein, with protein sequence MLIAVSAILLVLGVLAYRRALFGQAASRKDKGQSRSRKAEVADVGLLVLRLVVLLLFAAVFIGAVFSRAWTERSRRVAVMLDISESMTAVGAESAAAAVAEVFPLPTEGTGQEWVFADSAEVRSKKPAAGSQGAKRTRIGVALKTVGKTRPGAVVLLSDGQDNGDVDAVAAARDIGVPVYTVGFGGRAKRNAGVGRVVLPAVVYSGETVEVQVRVLTTGFDAENEPPGGAVSTTQTPGRKEDGNAVPDPSSPRTTEHGMKGIGTTRIRLRGQEREVPIGSGTSEQDVQFRLVFDRPGRQIVEASLDSMTGESNYADNRRSTTVDVKPGRVRVAYVTNRPGPGTRMMLRALGGDERIQVESLVAVSGALSDERGVLNAGVDAFILDDVVENGSPAVWQSVADRVQAGAGVLLLAGPSFQPGPSIGGIVSGPIGRLEGGPYTPELASAGSVLPWWKPQSEAAQSGGGEVDLGRVPPFSGLRQLPGGDSSSTNRWSAWLVARENGVPLLMEGKAGRGKVVYLAGYPLWRWGFGSQENPEQTSPLSALLTGVVRYLAESDTSPFWLQVDRPDIYQGQRVHLTARAVAPDGRPWTGLSVMVAVRTDSSSLRPSPPGGDGGRSEGEGADRRRSMKPVSVPMTETGAGVYEASLEALRPGQYQATALVGTADTVLGMATTEFAVADQPVELASTGMNEGLLRAIAEASDGRFMSADSLAREGSQMTFGSYERRLVFDPRRAAWVYVLIALLAGAEWLMRRRRGLL encoded by the coding sequence ATGCTTATCGCCGTTAGCGCGATACTGCTGGTCCTCGGCGTATTGGCGTATCGCAGAGCCCTGTTCGGGCAAGCGGCAAGCAGGAAGGACAAAGGACAAAGCAGGTCTCGGAAGGCCGAAGTCGCGGACGTGGGGCTTCTGGTGCTGCGGCTGGTGGTACTGTTGTTGTTCGCCGCGGTCTTCATCGGGGCGGTCTTTTCGCGCGCATGGACAGAGCGGTCGAGGCGAGTCGCGGTCATGCTCGACATCTCCGAGAGCATGACTGCGGTCGGGGCCGAGAGCGCGGCGGCAGCGGTTGCCGAGGTGTTCCCGCTGCCGACAGAGGGGACAGGACAGGAGTGGGTCTTTGCCGACTCGGCCGAGGTCAGAAGCAAGAAGCCGGCAGCCGGTAGTCAGGGTGCGAAACGGACCAGGATCGGGGTGGCGCTGAAGACCGTAGGGAAGACAAGACCGGGCGCCGTCGTGCTGCTGAGTGACGGGCAGGATAACGGCGACGTTGATGCGGTGGCGGCAGCGCGCGACATCGGTGTGCCGGTGTACACCGTCGGGTTCGGGGGCCGGGCGAAGCGAAATGCAGGCGTCGGACGAGTAGTGCTACCGGCGGTTGTCTACTCAGGAGAGACCGTCGAGGTACAGGTGCGCGTGCTGACGACGGGTTTCGATGCGGAGAACGAACCTCCAGGAGGAGCAGTTTCAACCACCCAGACACCAGGGCGCAAGGAGGATGGAAACGCGGTACCGGACCCCTCAAGCCCCAGAACAACTGAACACGGCATGAAAGGAATCGGCACGACGCGGATCCGGCTACGCGGGCAGGAACGCGAGGTGCCGATCGGGTCGGGCACATCCGAGCAGGATGTTCAATTCCGTCTTGTCTTTGACAGGCCGGGCAGGCAGATTGTAGAGGCGAGTCTGGACAGCATGACAGGAGAGAGCAACTACGCCGACAACAGGCGCAGCACTACCGTTGATGTCAAACCCGGACGGGTGCGTGTCGCTTACGTGACGAATCGTCCCGGGCCGGGCACGCGGATGATGCTGAGGGCATTGGGAGGCGACGAGAGGATCCAGGTGGAGTCACTAGTCGCGGTCAGCGGAGCGCTCAGCGATGAGCGCGGAGTGCTGAATGCGGGAGTGGATGCGTTCATCCTTGACGATGTCGTCGAGAACGGAAGTCCGGCTGTGTGGCAGTCGGTTGCCGACCGCGTGCAGGCCGGTGCCGGCGTTCTGTTGCTTGCCGGCCCAAGTTTCCAGCCGGGTCCCAGCATCGGAGGCATCGTCAGCGGGCCGATCGGACGATTGGAGGGAGGTCCCTACACTCCCGAGTTGGCCTCTGCAGGCAGTGTGTTGCCATGGTGGAAGCCTCAGTCCGAGGCCGCTCAGAGCGGCGGCGGGGAAGTAGACCTTGGCAGGGTGCCGCCTTTCTCTGGACTACGTCAACTGCCCGGCGGCGATTCCAGTAGTACCAATCGCTGGTCTGCCTGGCTGGTCGCCAGAGAGAATGGAGTCCCCCTGCTGATGGAAGGGAAAGCAGGCAGAGGCAAAGTTGTCTACTTAGCCGGCTACCCGCTGTGGCGCTGGGGATTCGGCTCGCAGGAGAATCCGGAGCAGACTTCGCCACTCTCGGCTCTGCTGACCGGGGTCGTGCGCTACCTGGCGGAGAGTGATACCAGTCCCTTCTGGCTCCAGGTCGACCGGCCCGACATCTACCAGGGACAGCGAGTCCACCTGACAGCGAGAGCGGTTGCGCCTGACGGCCGGCCGTGGACCGGACTGAGTGTGATGGTTGCGGTTCGGACTGACAGTTCGTCACTCCGTCCCTCTCCTCCAGGAGGAGACGGAGGGCGAAGCGAGGGCGAGGGGGCGGATCGCAGGCGGAGCATGAAGCCGGTCTCGGTGCCGATGACTGAGACGGGCGCGGGTGTGTATGAGGCGTCCCTCGAGGCGTTGAGACCGGGTCAGTATCAGGCGACCGCACTCGTTGGTACTGCCGATACGGTGCTCGGCATGGCGACCACCGAGTTCGCGGTCGCCGATCAACCAGTGGAACTCGCAAGCACCGGCATGAACGAAGGACTGCTCCGAGCGATAGCCGAGGCCAGTGACGGCAGGTTCATGTCTGCCGACAGCCTCGCACGGGAGGGCAGTCAGATGACGTTTGGTTCCTATGAACGCCGCCTGGTGTTTGACCCCAGGCGAGCCGCGTGGGTATACGTCCTGATAGCGTTGCTGGCGGGCGCGGAATGGCTGATGCGCCGGAGAAGAGGGCTGTTGTGA
- a CDS encoding small multi-drug export protein: MADAPEKRAVVKDRSKSEAGSQKLEVVVQVRGARRARLAARVVVAALLLLIVVGTAQADTGQEAASWLRARGLSPELVVVLIAALPIVELRGAVPVGILFFCMPWWQAVLWALVGNVAPILLVLLLLEKIVAWLSHISLFRRFFAWLFARARSKSASIEKYEFWGLATFVGIPLPGTGAWTGAVAAEVLGLSYWKSLSAIVVGVLMAATVVTFLSVLGKQYRWVGIGLIVLITLGFIYAVVAAVRKPRKKS; the protein is encoded by the coding sequence ATGGCTGATGCGCCGGAGAAGAGGGCTGTTGTGAAAGACCGGTCGAAGTCAGAAGCTGGAAGTCAGAAGCTGGAAGTCGTGGTTCAGGTCCGAGGCGCTCGCCGGGCACGTCTCGCCGCCAGGGTGGTAGTCGCCGCCCTTCTGCTCCTGATTGTCGTTGGCACGGCTCAGGCGGATACCGGGCAGGAGGCGGCCAGCTGGCTGCGCGCCCGGGGACTCAGTCCGGAACTCGTGGTCGTGCTGATAGCGGCCCTGCCGATAGTCGAACTCAGGGGCGCGGTGCCCGTCGGCATCCTCTTCTTCTGCATGCCGTGGTGGCAGGCAGTGCTCTGGGCTTTGGTTGGTAACGTAGCGCCGATCCTGCTTGTACTGCTGCTACTTGAGAAGATCGTCGCCTGGCTTAGTCACATCAGTCTGTTCAGGCGCTTCTTCGCATGGCTCTTCGCGCGGGCGCGAAGCAAGAGCGCGTCCATCGAGAAGTACGAATTCTGGGGGCTCGCCACCTTTGTCGGGATCCCGCTTCCCGGCACCGGAGCGTGGACCGGCGCTGTCGCGGCCGAGGTGCTGGGGCTGTCCTACTGGAAGTCACTATCGGCCATAGTCGTCGGCGTGCTGATGGCCGCGACCGTGGTGACGTTCCTGTCTGTGCTCGGCAAGCAGTATCGCTGGGTGGGAATCGGGCTTATCGTCCTCATCACGCTCGGCTTCATCTACGCGGTTGTAGCTGCGGTCAGGAAGCCGCGCAAGAAGTCCTGA
- a CDS encoding deoxyribonuclease IV, with amino-acid sequence MRFGFHVSMAGGFSKVLERARAAECETMQMFSSNPRGWAAAELDPEDVARFRADMKGSGISPVFVHAPYLPNPAAAGADAKHAVKVLITQAERCAVLGVRFLILHMGKGLGASEARVVARTVKNVNSVLANSPDSVKLLLENTAGAGSEFGYRFEQIAAIIVGVKQRDRVGVVVDTAHAFAAGYEFRTRAGLDATLREFDRLVGISRLHLVHLNDSKVDFGSRVDRHWHIGEGKIGKEGMREIVNHPLLRNLPAVMETPRDSVADDLRNLKTIRSLAA; translated from the coding sequence GTGAGATTCGGTTTCCACGTGTCAATGGCCGGCGGATTCAGCAAGGTCTTGGAACGGGCCAGGGCGGCCGAGTGCGAGACCATGCAGATGTTCTCGTCGAACCCGCGGGGCTGGGCCGCGGCCGAGCTCGACCCCGAGGACGTGGCCCGGTTCCGCGCCGACATGAAAGGTTCCGGCATTTCGCCGGTATTCGTCCACGCGCCGTACCTGCCTAACCCGGCGGCTGCCGGGGCCGATGCGAAGCACGCGGTCAAAGTGCTCATCACCCAAGCGGAGCGTTGCGCCGTCCTGGGCGTGCGTTTCCTGATCCTGCACATGGGCAAAGGGCTGGGCGCCAGTGAGGCGAGGGTCGTTGCCAGAACCGTGAAGAACGTGAACTCGGTACTCGCCAACTCACCGGATAGCGTGAAGCTCCTGCTTGAGAACACGGCGGGCGCGGGCTCCGAGTTCGGCTATCGGTTTGAGCAGATCGCCGCCATCATCGTCGGGGTGAAGCAGCGGGACCGGGTCGGGGTGGTGGTCGACACAGCCCACGCCTTCGCAGCCGGGTACGAGTTCCGGACCAGGGCCGGACTGGATGCGACATTGCGTGAGTTCGACCGGCTGGTCGGCATCAGCCGGCTGCATCTCGTTCACCTGAACGACTCGAAGGTCGATTTCGGCTCGCGCGTGGATCGGCACTGGCACATCGGCGAAGGGAAGATAGGGAAAGAAGGGATGAGAGAGATAGTCAACCATCCTCTGCTTCGGAATCTGCCGGCCGTGATGGAGACGCCGCGCGATTCGGTCGCAGATGACCTGCGCAATCTCAAGACGATCAGGAGTCTCGCAGCGTGA
- a CDS encoding MBL fold metallo-hydrolase, whose product MNIRFCGGTRTVTGSKHLLTSGKQRLLLECGLFQGHRAEAEHTNRSFPFKAREVNWCVISHAHIDHVGNIPNLVKYGFRGPILMTQGTAALSRLLVEDSANIQESDIRYLNKKLREKGEPPKEPVYTVEDAEESLKYVEGIPYAKSRKLGPYKVVLHDAGHILGSALVDIEVEGKRVLFTGDLGRRKMPIINDPVLVTEADYLIMEGTYGNRRHGDYRDVDTRLAEVVNRVYTRGGRIVIPAFAVERSQEIVYTLNRLRQNKRIPDVPVFVDSPLASRVTEVYRNYPQYYDAEAVQMLNGHQYLFDFPGLRYTESVEESKALNAGKEPCIIISASGMCEAGRILHHLKHSVEDAKNLILIVSFQAENTLGRKIVERQPVVRIYGEEHPLRAEVEVMNEFSAHADHDGLLQYVSAMNVPRLKKLFIVHSEPEAALAMVDPLRALGVREVVIPEIGDEHEI is encoded by the coding sequence GTGAACATCCGATTCTGCGGCGGCACACGGACGGTCACCGGCTCCAAGCATCTGCTGACTTCGGGCAAGCAGCGGCTGCTGCTCGAGTGCGGGCTCTTCCAGGGGCACCGGGCCGAGGCCGAGCACACGAACCGGAGCTTTCCGTTCAAGGCGCGTGAGGTCAACTGGTGCGTCATCAGCCACGCCCACATCGACCACGTCGGCAATATCCCCAACCTGGTGAAGTACGGATTCCGTGGGCCGATCCTCATGACGCAGGGCACGGCCGCGCTCTCCCGGCTGCTGGTCGAGGACTCGGCCAACATCCAGGAGTCAGACATCCGCTACCTGAACAAGAAGCTGCGCGAGAAGGGCGAGCCACCAAAGGAGCCGGTCTACACCGTCGAGGATGCCGAGGAGTCGCTCAAGTATGTTGAGGGTATCCCGTACGCGAAGTCGCGCAAGCTGGGACCGTACAAGGTAGTGCTGCACGACGCCGGGCACATCCTCGGGTCCGCGTTGGTGGACATCGAGGTCGAGGGAAAGCGCGTGCTCTTCACCGGTGATCTCGGCCGGAGGAAGATGCCGATTATCAACGACCCGGTGCTGGTTACCGAAGCTGACTACCTGATCATGGAAGGCACATACGGCAACCGCCGGCATGGCGACTACCGGGACGTGGACACCCGGCTGGCCGAGGTCGTGAACCGCGTCTATACACGCGGCGGCAGGATAGTCATCCCTGCCTTCGCGGTCGAGCGGTCGCAGGAGATTGTCTACACGCTGAACCGCCTGCGCCAGAACAAACGGATTCCGGACGTACCGGTCTTCGTTGATTCGCCGCTTGCGAGCCGCGTTACCGAGGTCTACCGGAACTACCCGCAGTACTACGACGCCGAGGCGGTTCAGATGCTCAACGGCCACCAGTATCTGTTTGACTTCCCCGGACTCCGCTATACCGAGTCGGTTGAGGAATCCAAGGCACTAAATGCGGGCAAGGAACCCTGCATCATTATCTCAGCTTCCGGCATGTGCGAAGCCGGCCGGATCCTGCACCACTTGAAACACTCGGTCGAGGATGCGAAGAACCTGATACTGATTGTCTCCTTCCAGGCCGAGAACACCCTCGGCCGAAAGATAGTCGAACGTCAGCCGGTCGTCCGGATCTACGGCGAGGAGCACCCGTTGCGGGCTGAGGTCGAGGTGATGAACGAGTTCAGTGCACACGCTGACCATGACGGGTTGCTCCAGTACGTCAGCGCCATGAACGTGCCGAGGCTGAAGAAGCTGTTCATAGTCCACTCCGAGCCGGAGGCAGCGCTGGCGATGGTCGACCCGCTGAGGGCTTTGGGAGTGCGCGAGGTCGTGATTCCGGAGATTGGGGACGAACATGAGATCTAG